A part of Aegilops tauschii subsp. strangulata cultivar AL8/78 chromosome 2, Aet v6.0, whole genome shotgun sequence genomic DNA contains:
- the LOC109773167 gene encoding peroxidase 2 → MASTSSLSAVLLLCLAVAASAQLSPTFYQTTCPNALATIKAAVTAAVNKENRMGASLLRLHFHDCFVQGCDASVLLSGMEQNAIPNVMSLRGFEVIDSIKAQLETMCKQTVSCADILTVAARDSVVALGGPSWTVPLGRRDSTNANEAAANNELPPPFFDLVNLTQSFGDKGFTVTDMVALSGAHTIGQAQCQNFRDRLYNETNINSGFATSLKANCPQPTGSGDRNLANLDVSTPYSFDNAYYSNLKSQKGLLHSDQVLFTGTGGGTDNIVNNFASNPAAFSSAFASAMVKMGNLSPLTGSQGQVRISCSKVN, encoded by the exons ATGGCCTCTACTTCGTCTCTATCAGCCGTGTTGCTCTTGTGCCTGGCCGTGGCGGCGTCGGCGCAGCTGTCGCCGACGTTCTACCAAACGACGTGCCCGAACGCTCTGGCCACCATCAAGGCCGCCGTGACGGCCGCAGTGAACAAGGAGAACCGCATGGGCGCGTCGCTGCTCCGGCTGCACTTCCACGACTGCTTCGTCCAA GGTTGTGACGCATCTGTTCTGCTGTCTGGCATGGAACAAAACGCTATCCCGAACGTGATGTCGCTGCGAGGCTTTGAAGTCATCGATAGCATCAAGGCGCAGCTCGAGACCATGTGCAAGCAGACCGTCTCCTGCGCCGACATCCTCACCGTCGCTGCCCGCGACTCTGTCGTCGCC TTAGGAGGGCCTTCGTGGACGGTTCCTCTTGGAAGGAGGGACTCCACCAACGCAAACGAAGCGGCGGCGAACAACGAGCTACCTCCCCCATTCTTCGACCTCGTTAACCTCACCCAGTCCTTCGGTGACAAGGGCTTCACCGTGACCGacatggtcgccctctccggcGCCCACACCATCGGGCAGGCGCAGTGCCAGAACTTTAGGGACAGACTCTACAACGAGACCAACATCAACTCCGGCTTCGCGACGTCGCTCAAAGCCAACTGCCCCCAGCCGACCGGCTCGGGCGACCGCAACCTGGCCAATCTGGACGTGTCGACCCCATACTCCTTTGACAACGCTTACTACAGCAACCTCAAGTCCCAGAAGGGGCTCCTGCACTCCGACCAGGTGCTATTCACCGGCACCGGCGGCGGCACCGACAACATCGTCAACAACTTCGCAAGCAACCCAGCGGCGTTCAGCAGCGCCTTTGCCTCGGCCATGGTGAAGATGGGGAACCTTAGCCCGTTGACCGGCTCACAGGGCCAGGTCAGGATCAGCTGCTCCAAGGTGAATTAA